The following are from one region of the Haloactinomyces albus genome:
- a CDS encoding glycosyltransferase family 2 protein, with protein sequence MRESAARTTVVIATRNRVAQLVTTLRQHRKCTPDSPIIVVDNASTDGTAHTVRHEFPHVRLLRTPRNMGAAARNLGVLCARTPYIAFSDDDSWWEADSLQRTEQALDAHPRLGLIAARTLVGPDNRPDPITEAMAHSPLHSDRALPGPPILGFLACAAAVRRAAFLEVGGFSSLLFFVAEERLLSYDLAAAGWSLAYLDTVVTHHHPAADRPDNQQRHSTERRNRALIAWMRRPRREAIAATRALLRESPNSTTALTALGGLLRRLPRALAQRHTLPAEVEQQIAALRTARPE encoded by the coding sequence ATGCGGGAATCGGCGGCACGCACCACCGTCGTGATCGCCACCCGCAACCGGGTGGCGCAGCTGGTGACCACACTGCGACAGCACCGGAAGTGCACGCCGGATTCGCCGATCATCGTGGTGGACAATGCCTCCACCGACGGCACCGCCCACACCGTCCGGCACGAGTTTCCCCACGTGCGGCTGCTTCGTACGCCACGCAACATGGGCGCTGCGGCGAGAAACCTCGGCGTGTTGTGCGCACGGACTCCGTATATCGCGTTCAGCGACGACGATTCATGGTGGGAAGCGGACTCACTGCAGCGCACCGAGCAAGCACTGGATGCCCACCCCCGACTCGGTTTGATCGCCGCGCGCACCCTGGTCGGTCCCGACAACAGGCCGGACCCGATCACGGAGGCAATGGCCCACAGTCCGTTGCACAGTGACCGTGCCCTCCCCGGGCCACCGATATTGGGTTTTCTGGCGTGTGCGGCCGCCGTCAGACGTGCTGCGTTCCTCGAGGTCGGCGGCTTCAGCTCGCTGCTGTTTTTCGTCGCGGAGGAAAGACTGCTGTCCTATGACCTGGCTGCCGCCGGCTGGTCCCTGGCCTATCTGGACACCGTGGTCACCCACCATCACCCCGCCGCGGATCGCCCCGACAACCAACAACGCCACAGCACCGAACGGCGCAACCGCGCCCTGATCGCTTGGATGCGGCGACCGCGGCGCGAGGCCATCGCCGCGACGCGAGCACTGCTTCGCGAATCCCCGAACAGCACCACGGCACTCACGGCACTCGGGGGACTCCTGCGGCGCCTGCCCCGAGCGCTCGCACAGCGCCACACATTGCCTGCCGAGGTCGAGCAGCAGATCGCTGCACTGCGCACAGCTCGCCCGGAGTGA
- a CDS encoding enoyl-CoA hydratase/isomerase family protein, with the protein MTLQPDHGPVEESVLLDRGGSILTVTLNRPHRKNAIDSRMWISLHEALCVARDNDDVRTVVITGAGGDFSAGADLGGERDEQHPLNRMHRINDIAMALHELRKPVIAKVSGVAVGAGWNLALGCDVVVASPEARFSQIFARRGLSPDFGGSWLLPRIVGLQQAKRLALLGDFIGAEEARSLGLVTWVKNLEEIDGFVAELAQRLAEGPPVALAQSKALLHEGMDQTFRQALAGEARAQAVNFATEDTATALEAFRAKTDPEFTGRWAVR; encoded by the coding sequence ATGACACTGCAGCCGGACCACGGCCCGGTGGAAGAGTCGGTACTGCTGGATCGTGGTGGCTCGATTCTGACGGTGACGCTGAACCGGCCGCATCGTAAGAATGCGATCGATTCACGGATGTGGATCTCCTTGCACGAGGCATTGTGCGTTGCTCGGGACAACGACGACGTGCGAACCGTGGTGATCACGGGGGCGGGTGGGGATTTCTCCGCGGGTGCCGATCTCGGTGGAGAGCGCGACGAACAGCATCCGCTGAACCGGATGCACCGGATCAACGACATTGCCATGGCTCTGCACGAGTTGCGTAAGCCGGTCATTGCGAAGGTCTCGGGAGTGGCGGTCGGTGCCGGGTGGAATCTCGCGCTGGGCTGCGACGTGGTGGTGGCTTCTCCGGAGGCTCGGTTTTCCCAGATTTTCGCGCGCAGAGGACTTTCGCCGGATTTCGGTGGTTCGTGGCTACTGCCGCGCATCGTCGGGCTGCAGCAGGCCAAGCGGCTGGCCTTGCTGGGTGACTTCATCGGGGCCGAGGAAGCTCGCTCGCTGGGGCTGGTGACCTGGGTGAAAAATCTCGAGGAGATCGACGGTTTCGTGGCCGAGCTGGCGCAGCGGCTGGCGGAGGGACCGCCGGTGGCGTTGGCTCAGTCGAAGGCGTTGCTCCATGAAGGAATGGACCAGACGTTTCGGCAGGCGTTGGCAGGCGAGGCCCGCGCGCAGGCGGTCAACTTCGCGACCGAGGACACGGCCACAGCGCTCGAAGCGTTTCGGGCCAAGACCGATCCGGAATTCACCGGCCGGTGGGCGGTGCGGTGA
- a CDS encoding manganese catalase family protein, with protein MFYHTKRLQFEAKPEQPDPVYAHKLQELIGGAWGEMTVTMRYLFQGWNCRMEGKYKDMLMDIATEEMGHVEMLATMVARLLEGAPSDKTTAAAENDPVMGAIIGGMDPQQAIVGGGGATPSDSNGYPWNGRYVIASGNLLADFRSNVTAESQGRLQTARLYHMTDDPGVKNMLKFNLARDTMHQNQWLAAIEELKADGVEDTVVPNELFDEEYREHASTLWHLSDGDSSQEGRWASGTAPDGDHEFSFVSNPEPLGGPASAPKPPEHLYGTTWSEETMLRKAKNTVKDKLT; from the coding sequence GTGTTCTACCACACCAAGCGCCTGCAGTTCGAGGCCAAGCCCGAGCAACCGGATCCCGTTTACGCGCACAAGCTGCAGGAGCTCATCGGCGGCGCGTGGGGTGAGATGACGGTGACCATGCGGTACCTGTTCCAAGGCTGGAACTGCCGCATGGAAGGCAAGTACAAAGACATGCTCATGGACATCGCCACCGAGGAGATGGGCCATGTCGAAATGCTCGCGACCATGGTCGCACGGCTACTCGAAGGTGCTCCCTCGGACAAGACCACCGCAGCGGCGGAGAACGACCCGGTCATGGGCGCGATCATCGGCGGGATGGATCCGCAGCAGGCGATCGTCGGTGGAGGTGGAGCCACACCCAGCGACTCCAACGGTTACCCGTGGAACGGCCGGTACGTCATCGCCAGCGGCAATCTGCTCGCGGATTTCCGCTCCAATGTCACCGCCGAATCGCAGGGACGGCTGCAAACCGCGCGTCTGTACCACATGACCGATGACCCGGGTGTGAAGAACATGCTCAAGTTCAACCTCGCCCGCGACACCATGCACCAGAACCAGTGGCTGGCCGCCATCGAAGAGCTCAAGGCCGACGGAGTCGAGGATACCGTGGTGCCCAACGAGCTGTTCGACGAGGAATACCGCGAGCACGCAAGCACCCTGTGGCATCTCTCCGACGGGGACTCCTCGCAGGAAGGGCGCTGGGCAAGCGGCACCGCGCCCGACGGTGACCACGAATTCAGCTTCGTGTCCAACCCCGAGCCGCTGGGCGGCCCCGCCAGTGCTCCGAAGCCACCCGAACATCTCTACGGGACGACCTGGAGCGAGGAGACCATGCTCCGCAAGGCCAAGAACACCGTCAAGGACAAGCTCACCTGA
- a CDS encoding DUF1990 family protein, whose amino-acid sequence MRSRLLDTLDHAAALRALAERGVNYDHGEVRAPEWSFDTHRRAVAREATGPPESGGAWETACALVRDYEFSVPQRIRAVYRRRAALLGRDMLLEGRFYGLRFFMGVRVTEVIDETRPNGDRVWGWSYETLEGHLERGKMTYEVVKHPETGVVEFVINGCSQASPTLGPIMRVGWLLFGRRTQLRFYARCGRRLHRLLRAASFPARGAENVRRGDLVLAPSDARPSVLERLTVRRHEPGRPRHHPPPFR is encoded by the coding sequence ATGCGAAGCCGACTGCTCGACACTCTCGACCATGCCGCAGCACTCCGCGCACTCGCCGAGCGCGGCGTCAACTATGATCACGGAGAGGTCCGTGCGCCGGAGTGGAGCTTCGACACCCACCGGCGTGCGGTGGCCCGGGAGGCGACGGGACCGCCCGAGTCCGGAGGAGCGTGGGAAACCGCCTGCGCGCTGGTCCGGGACTACGAGTTCTCGGTTCCGCAGCGCATCCGTGCCGTCTACCGCAGGCGTGCCGCGTTGCTCGGGCGGGACATGCTGCTCGAGGGCCGGTTCTACGGCCTGCGGTTTTTCATGGGTGTGCGCGTGACCGAGGTCATCGATGAGACACGGCCGAACGGCGACCGGGTGTGGGGTTGGTCCTACGAAACGCTGGAAGGACATCTCGAACGCGGAAAGATGACCTACGAGGTCGTCAAGCATCCCGAAACCGGAGTCGTGGAGTTCGTGATCAACGGCTGTTCACAAGCGTCACCGACACTGGGTCCGATCATGCGGGTCGGCTGGTTGCTGTTCGGCCGTCGAACGCAGCTGCGCTTCTACGCTCGCTGCGGCAGGCGGCTGCACCGGCTGCTGCGTGCCGCGTCCTTCCCCGCCCGAGGAGCGGAAAACGTGCGGCGCGGAGATCTGGTCCTGGCCCCGTCGGACGCCCGGCCGAGTGTGCTCGAACGCCTCACCGTGCGGCGGCACGAACCCGGCCGGCCGCGGCATCATCCGCCACCGTTCAGGTGA
- a CDS encoding IclR family transcriptional regulator: MTAEAQRGDAHRGESRGTSSKMPAVRHAVGVLRRLAASPDPLPAAALARSLEVPRSTMYHLLSVLVDEGLVVHLPEQHRYGLGLGVFELGSAYLRHDPLEHLARPLLARLVQDVGDTAHLAILHGAELLYLLKVQPEHPTTLVTDVGVRMPAHLTASGRALLAHLPAEQVRALFPSQESFLDRTGSGPRNLPELRSMLATERRRGWSEEDGLITPEVASVAAPSFDHNGHPVASVAVPFRRQARAPESWPQLARHVLRAADALTHRLGGTPPQRTASSTVDTES; this comes from the coding sequence ATGACAGCGGAGGCCCAGCGGGGGGATGCCCATCGGGGCGAGTCTCGCGGCACGAGCAGCAAGATGCCCGCAGTGCGCCATGCGGTCGGCGTACTGCGTCGCCTCGCGGCCAGTCCCGACCCGCTTCCGGCCGCGGCACTGGCCCGCTCCCTGGAGGTGCCGCGCAGCACCATGTACCACCTGCTGTCCGTGCTGGTGGACGAAGGACTGGTGGTACACCTTCCCGAACAACATCGCTACGGACTGGGCCTGGGCGTGTTCGAACTGGGATCGGCCTACTTGCGCCACGACCCTCTGGAACATCTGGCCCGCCCCCTGTTGGCACGCCTCGTCCAGGACGTGGGCGACACCGCCCACCTGGCCATCCTGCACGGCGCGGAGCTGCTCTACCTGCTGAAGGTCCAGCCCGAACATCCCACCACACTGGTCACCGATGTCGGAGTGCGCATGCCCGCCCACCTGACCGCATCCGGGCGGGCACTGCTGGCACACCTGCCCGCCGAACAGGTGCGTGCCCTGTTCCCCTCGCAGGAGTCCTTTCTGGACCGTACCGGCTCCGGCCCCCGTAATCTGCCCGAACTGCGCTCGATGCTGGCCACCGAGCGGCGGCGGGGCTGGTCGGAGGAAGACGGCCTCATCACCCCCGAGGTGGCCAGCGTGGCGGCACCCTCGTTCGACCACAACGGTCACCCGGTGGCCTCCGTGGCGGTACCGTTCCGTCGCCAGGCACGAGCTCCGGAGTCCTGGCCGCAACTGGCACGGCACGTGCTGCGAGCCGCCGATGCGCTGACTCACCGACTGGGCGGAACACCGCCGCAGCGCACGGCATCATCCACTGTCGACACCGAATCCTGA
- a CDS encoding glutathione-independent formaldehyde dehydrogenase: MRALVYRGPYDVAVEEVDDPRIEAPTDALVRITTTAICGSDLHMYEGRTDAESGLVFGHENMGIVEEIGSGVTSTRRGDRVVLPFNVACGYCRNCRAGKTAFCLTVNPGFAGGAYGYVSMGPYRGGQAEYLRVPFADFNCVQLPGGTEHEEDFALLADIFPTGYHATELAGVRPGETVAVYGGGPVGLMAAYSALLKGASRVFVVDKVGDRLRLAERIGAEPIDFTAGDPVEQIKDALSEDGVDRGVDAVGYQATAAEGAEQPAIVLNQLVHTVRPTGSIGTVGLYLPSDPGAPNENAAQGMLLVDIGKFFERGLRMGTGQADAKAYAHRLRDLIIAGRAAPSFVVSKQLPLSDAPDAYAKFDNREPGYSKVLLQPGRAA, encoded by the coding sequence ATGCGTGCTCTCGTCTATCGCGGGCCCTACGACGTTGCGGTGGAGGAGGTGGACGATCCTCGCATCGAGGCCCCCACCGATGCCCTGGTGCGGATCACCACCACCGCGATCTGCGGCTCCGACCTGCACATGTACGAGGGTCGCACGGATGCCGAGTCCGGTCTCGTGTTCGGCCACGAGAACATGGGCATCGTCGAGGAGATCGGTTCCGGCGTGACGAGTACCCGGCGCGGTGACCGGGTCGTGCTGCCGTTCAACGTCGCCTGTGGCTACTGCAGGAACTGCCGGGCCGGGAAGACGGCCTTCTGCCTGACGGTGAACCCCGGTTTCGCCGGTGGCGCATACGGCTACGTGTCGATGGGGCCCTACCGCGGTGGCCAGGCTGAATACCTGCGGGTACCGTTCGCCGACTTCAACTGTGTGCAGTTGCCGGGCGGGACCGAGCACGAGGAGGACTTCGCGCTGCTGGCCGATATCTTCCCGACCGGTTACCACGCCACCGAGCTTGCCGGTGTGCGGCCCGGAGAAACGGTTGCCGTGTACGGCGGGGGCCCGGTCGGACTGATGGCCGCCTATTCCGCGTTGCTCAAGGGGGCTTCCCGGGTGTTCGTGGTCGACAAGGTCGGCGACCGCCTGCGACTGGCCGAGCGGATCGGGGCCGAGCCCATCGACTTCACCGCGGGTGACCCGGTGGAACAGATCAAGGACGCGCTGTCCGAGGACGGCGTGGACCGCGGCGTGGATGCTGTCGGTTACCAGGCCACCGCCGCCGAAGGTGCGGAGCAGCCTGCCATCGTGCTCAACCAGCTGGTTCACACCGTCCGGCCCACCGGCTCCATCGGCACCGTCGGCCTGTACCTTCCGTCCGATCCGGGAGCCCCGAACGAGAACGCCGCTCAAGGGATGTTGCTGGTCGACATCGGGAAGTTCTTCGAGCGAGGCCTGCGCATGGGTACCGGGCAGGCCGACGCGAAGGCCTACGCCCACCGACTTCGGGACTTGATCATCGCCGGTCGCGCTGCCCCGAGTTTCGTGGTTTCCAAGCAGTTGCCGCTCAGCGACGCGCCCGATGCCTATGCCAAGTTCGACAACCGGGAGCCGGGGTACTCCAAGGTTCTGCTGCAGCCCGGCAGGGCAGCCTGA
- a CDS encoding UDP-glucuronic acid decarboxylase family protein: MTGGAGFLGSHLCEQLLSRGTEVVCLDNLITGSRRNVEECARNPLFRLVECDVTRPLSVAGEVDLVLHLASPASPKDYQRLPIETMLVGGQGCLHALELAADKGARFVLASTSEVYGDPLEHPQRESYWGNVNPVGPRAVYDEAKRYAEALTCAYRRERGTRTGIARIFNSYGPRMHPDDGRMVPTFVCEALRAEPLTVAGSGEQTRSVCYVSDTVRGLLALADSESEGPVNIGNPHEHSVRQLAEMIRELVGSDSPIDSTVGAVDDPQRRCPDITVAGEQLGWQPEIGLREGLLRTIHWFAGQLGADTASDRVRLPTAGS; this comes from the coding sequence GTGACAGGAGGGGCCGGCTTTCTGGGTTCGCATCTCTGCGAGCAGCTCCTGTCCCGGGGAACCGAGGTCGTCTGCTTGGACAACCTCATCACCGGCAGCCGCCGCAATGTCGAAGAGTGTGCCAGGAATCCCCTGTTTCGGCTGGTGGAATGCGATGTCACTCGACCGTTGTCGGTAGCGGGCGAGGTGGATCTCGTGCTGCATCTGGCTTCACCGGCCTCCCCGAAGGACTACCAGCGACTCCCGATCGAGACGATGCTGGTCGGCGGCCAGGGGTGCCTGCATGCGCTGGAGCTGGCCGCCGACAAGGGCGCCCGCTTCGTCCTCGCCTCCACCAGTGAGGTCTACGGTGACCCGCTGGAACATCCGCAGCGGGAGAGCTACTGGGGCAATGTCAATCCGGTCGGTCCCCGCGCGGTCTACGACGAGGCGAAACGCTATGCCGAAGCGCTGACCTGCGCCTATCGCCGCGAACGGGGAACGCGCACCGGCATCGCCCGCATCTTCAACTCCTACGGCCCCCGGATGCATCCGGATGACGGCCGTATGGTGCCCACGTTCGTCTGCGAAGCTCTCCGCGCGGAGCCGCTGACGGTGGCCGGTTCGGGCGAGCAGACCCGGTCGGTGTGCTACGTCTCCGACACGGTGCGCGGACTGCTGGCACTCGCCGATTCCGAGTCCGAGGGACCGGTCAACATCGGCAACCCGCACGAGCATTCGGTACGGCAACTCGCGGAGATGATCCGGGAGCTGGTGGGCAGTGACTCTCCGATCGACTCCACGGTCGGAGCCGTCGACGATCCCCAGCGGCGCTGCCCGGACATCACCGTGGCCGGCGAACAGCTCGGCTGGCAACCGGAGATCGGGCTGCGCGAGGGCCTGCTGCGCACCATCCACTGGTTCGCCGGGCAGCTGGGTGCCGACACCGCTTCGGACCGTGTTCGACTGCCCACGGCCGGGTCCTGA
- a CDS encoding GAF domain-containing protein: MRKPCPERKTRFRRRNAPADDDIASLLHTLADALLTDDGSERTVHEALVFLVSSLADADMASVTTVETDGRAEPTAYTDERAHAIDLAQYRTQGGPWVEVLRAGTVAQAVLTEVRTHWPEFVRCAREAQVRSFLSAPLVHRERVRATLNLYSYSRMLGDFDAERIRPFIAVPRARGHPCGGAPRGQRRRTDQEER; the protein is encoded by the coding sequence ATGCGGAAGCCATGCCCGGAACGAAAAACGCGATTCCGGAGACGGAACGCACCGGCCGACGACGACATCGCGAGCCTGCTGCACACCCTGGCGGACGCCCTGCTCACCGACGACGGATCCGAAAGGACCGTGCACGAGGCGCTCGTGTTCCTCGTCTCCTCCTTGGCGGACGCCGACATGGCCAGTGTGACCACGGTGGAGACCGATGGGCGTGCGGAACCGACCGCCTACACCGACGAACGAGCGCACGCGATCGACCTCGCGCAATACCGGACCCAGGGCGGCCCCTGGGTGGAGGTGCTCCGCGCGGGCACCGTGGCGCAGGCCGTGCTCACCGAAGTACGCACCCACTGGCCGGAGTTCGTCCGCTGTGCCCGCGAAGCGCAGGTTCGCAGTTTCCTCTCGGCACCGCTGGTCCACCGAGAACGTGTTCGGGCAACGCTCAACCTGTACTCGTACTCGCGGATGCTGGGGGATTTCGACGCCGAGCGTATCCGGCCGTTCATCGCGGTACCGCGGGCTCGGGGACACCCCTGTGGAGGAGCACCGCGCGGCCAACGCCGAAGAACCGATCAGGAGGAACGATGA
- a CDS encoding polysaccharide pyruvyl transferase family protein: MRVLITGWPSFLHGEATAGDVAAMERVTAEVAAAGIPCESAWSPGFAPDALSLDEASCTDYTDVVFVCGPAHGRQVRELHRCYARCRRLAIGVSIVDHHDPAVTGFHAVLARDGPGTEPTRDIALGRGAPRAPVAGVVLAPGQPEYSGRRLHDSVHECLGSWLARLDCAPLPLDTRLDSRDWRLCSTPEQFTSLIARADVVVTSRLHGLVFALQQGVPALAVDPVSEGGKVTAQAAAWDWPAVVSAENLVNGEESTSALLDRWWSWCLSPEARALAGRRAETGADPSATSLSKLVELLRRAPITSP; encoded by the coding sequence GTGCGGGTGCTGATCACCGGCTGGCCGAGTTTCCTCCACGGCGAGGCGACGGCGGGCGATGTCGCTGCGATGGAACGGGTCACCGCCGAGGTGGCCGCAGCGGGCATACCGTGCGAGAGCGCATGGAGTCCGGGTTTCGCGCCGGACGCGCTGAGTCTGGACGAGGCGTCCTGTACGGACTACACCGATGTGGTCTTCGTCTGCGGTCCCGCGCACGGTCGGCAAGTACGAGAACTCCATCGGTGCTACGCACGGTGTCGGCGCCTGGCGATCGGTGTTTCGATCGTGGATCACCACGATCCCGCCGTCACCGGCTTTCACGCCGTGCTCGCACGGGACGGCCCGGGCACGGAACCCACTCGGGATATCGCCCTCGGCAGGGGAGCACCCCGTGCGCCGGTGGCCGGGGTGGTGCTGGCTCCCGGACAGCCGGAGTATTCGGGGAGACGCCTGCACGACAGCGTGCACGAGTGCCTCGGTAGCTGGCTCGCACGGCTGGACTGCGCCCCACTTCCGCTGGATACCCGGCTGGACAGCCGGGACTGGCGGCTGTGCTCCACTCCCGAGCAGTTCACCTCCCTGATCGCACGGGCCGATGTGGTGGTGACCTCCCGGCTGCACGGGCTGGTTTTCGCTCTGCAGCAGGGGGTTCCCGCCCTCGCGGTCGACCCGGTCTCCGAAGGGGGCAAGGTCACCGCTCAGGCGGCGGCATGGGACTGGCCCGCAGTCGTTTCGGCCGAGAACCTGGTCAACGGCGAGGAAAGCACCTCGGCCCTGCTGGATCGATGGTGGTCCTGGTGTCTTTCCCCCGAAGCCCGTGCCCTCGCAGGCAGGAGAGCCGAAACCGGGGCGGATCCCAGTGCGACCTCGTTGTCGAAACTGGTGGAGCTACTGCGTCGCGCGCCGATTACCTCCCCCTGA
- a CDS encoding DUF1990 family protein → MPSLVRTRPGNAAVPHRLANTSRAAIVLYWPLGMALVSWRYLWQTTPLHRTEESGDSGDLPPEPPAELVDERSQLAESGSGPLFHRRFIVDIHGGHVDPPRLLNTLTADLNQAVPSEVTAVHDLGRTRPGLQPGDEFVVRMPGPWDGPVRVIHRDDTALRLMTLAGHLEAGQIEFRAERTGACLRFVIEAWARPSNSLVRLLYARLRLAKEIQCNMWVRFCRSTASLAGGRARGGITIHTRKVPHTPEGV, encoded by the coding sequence ATGCCCTCATTGGTCCGAACTCGCCCGGGGAATGCCGCAGTTCCGCATCGGCTCGCCAATACCAGCCGCGCGGCCATCGTGCTGTACTGGCCGCTGGGAATGGCCCTCGTGTCCTGGAGATACCTGTGGCAGACCACGCCACTGCACCGGACCGAGGAATCCGGTGACTCCGGCGATCTGCCACCTGAGCCGCCCGCGGAACTGGTCGACGAGCGCAGCCAGCTTGCCGAGTCCGGCAGCGGCCCGCTGTTCCACCGCCGGTTCATCGTGGACATCCACGGCGGCCACGTCGACCCACCTCGGTTGCTGAACACGCTGACGGCCGACCTGAACCAGGCGGTTCCTTCGGAGGTCACCGCGGTGCACGACCTGGGCCGCACCCGGCCCGGGCTGCAGCCCGGTGACGAGTTCGTCGTGCGCATGCCGGGACCGTGGGACGGCCCGGTCCGGGTGATCCACCGCGATGACACCGCACTGCGGTTGATGACCCTGGCCGGGCATCTCGAAGCCGGCCAGATCGAGTTCCGGGCCGAACGAACCGGCGCCTGTCTGCGGTTCGTGATCGAAGCGTGGGCACGCCCGAGCAACTCGCTGGTCCGGCTGCTGTACGCACGACTACGCCTGGCCAAGGAAATACAGTGCAACATGTGGGTGCGCTTCTGCCGCAGCACCGCTTCCCTCGCAGGCGGTCGCGCTCGCGGCGGCATCACCATCCACACCAGGAAGGTGCCACACACTCCCGAGGGCGTCTGA
- a CDS encoding formimidoylglutamate deiminase codes for MERFWCERAWLPTGMTESVLVGVDTDGNITELRTGVLAPAGVERLPGVVLPGIANVHSHAFHRALRGRTHDGGGTFWTWRTEMYALAERLDPDNYLALARAVYAEMAVTGVSCVGEFHYVHHAPGGGHYADPNIMGEALREAARQAGVRLTVLDTCYLTGGIGQPLNRPQLRFGDGSAEGWAQRLDGLKDDDDTRIGAAVHSVRAVPRAQLPAVVAGAGPERPLHVHLSEQPAENEACVQAYGRTPAEILHEVGALTPRTTAVHATHLTPEDITLLGSSRAATCFCPTTEADLADGIGPARELADAGSSICLGSDQHAVVDPLLEARGLEAGERLRTGQRGRFSPAELVASLGERGHASLGWPRAGRIEVGAPADLVAVRTDTPNTAGCLPKQVPLVATAADVSTAVVSGHVVARDGVHERLGEIGPLLAEAIAALRDHDG; via the coding sequence ATGGAGCGGTTCTGGTGCGAGCGGGCCTGGTTACCCACCGGAATGACCGAATCCGTACTCGTCGGTGTGGATACCGACGGCAACATCACCGAGTTGCGCACGGGAGTGCTGGCTCCGGCGGGTGTCGAGCGGCTGCCGGGCGTGGTGTTGCCCGGCATCGCCAATGTGCACTCGCATGCCTTTCATCGTGCTCTGCGCGGTCGCACCCATGACGGGGGCGGCACCTTCTGGACCTGGCGTACCGAGATGTATGCCCTGGCCGAGCGGCTGGACCCGGACAACTACCTGGCGTTGGCCCGCGCGGTCTACGCCGAGATGGCAGTGACCGGAGTGTCCTGCGTGGGCGAGTTCCACTACGTGCACCATGCCCCGGGAGGCGGCCACTATGCCGATCCCAACATCATGGGGGAGGCCTTGCGGGAGGCCGCCCGGCAGGCCGGTGTCCGGCTCACCGTGCTGGACACGTGCTATCTGACCGGCGGAATCGGGCAACCGCTGAACCGACCGCAGTTACGCTTCGGCGACGGCAGCGCCGAAGGATGGGCGCAGCGTCTGGACGGCTTGAAAGACGACGACGATACTCGGATCGGCGCTGCGGTGCACTCGGTGCGGGCGGTTCCCCGCGCGCAGCTGCCCGCCGTGGTAGCCGGGGCCGGTCCGGAGCGCCCGCTGCACGTACACCTGTCCGAGCAGCCCGCCGAGAACGAGGCGTGTGTGCAGGCGTATGGGCGGACTCCGGCCGAGATCCTGCACGAGGTCGGGGCGTTGACGCCGCGGACCACCGCCGTGCATGCCACCCATCTGACCCCGGAGGACATCACGCTGCTCGGCTCCTCGCGTGCGGCGACCTGCTTCTGCCCAACCACCGAGGCGGATCTGGCCGATGGCATCGGCCCCGCTCGCGAGTTGGCCGATGCCGGCTCGTCGATCTGCTTGGGCAGCGATCAGCACGCGGTCGTCGATCCGTTGCTGGAAGCGCGTGGTTTGGAGGCCGGTGAGCGACTACGCACCGGGCAGCGCGGACGGTTCTCCCCCGCCGAGCTCGTGGCTTCGCTCGGTGAGCGCGGCCATGCCTCCCTCGGCTGGCCACGGGCCGGGCGGATCGAAGTCGGTGCCCCGGCCGACCTGGTGGCGGTGCGCACCGATACACCCAACACCGCGGGATGCCTACCGAAGCAGGTGCCGCTGGTGGCGACCGCAGCCGATGTGTCCACCGCGGTGGTGAGCGGTCATGTGGTGGCACGCGACGGGGTGCACGAGCGACTGGGCGAGATCGGGCCGCTGCTCGCGGAAGCGATTGCCGCGCTGCGTGACCACGACGGCTGA